Proteins encoded within one genomic window of Bermanella sp. WJH001:
- a CDS encoding NarK family nitrate/nitrite MFS transporter → MNQSSKLNLLNFSDPKIRTLHLTWFAFFLSFVVWFSHAPMLAFIKEAFDLTSQQVKALLILNVALTIPARIIVGILVDKYGPRIVYSSLLVSSSFICFAFAMAQTYEQLALFRFLLGFVGAGFVIGIRMVGEWFPAKQVGVAEGIYGGWGNFGSAAGAMTLPTIALLFGGENGWRYALALTGGLTFFYGLFYYAKARNTPKGSTYFKPKKSGGLEVTSMRDLYFYLIMNVPMYLALALLSWKLSPSGVNLFGETAMYTLWIALALLFAVQTRSIWHVNHEHLKQGVPEIEKYNFKQVAILDLSYFVTFGSELAVVSMLPLFFLETFEGLDPVKAGLLASGFAFMNLVARPTGGWLSDTVGRRRSLMILIGGLTLGYLVLSQIDGQWWIPLAVIATMCCSFFVQAGEGAVFAIVPLVKRRLTGQIAGMAGAYGNVGAVIYLTALSFVDYSTFFLIIAGSAAVIFFAAMFLDEPKGHIAEVDEDGNVQLIDVG, encoded by the coding sequence ATGAATCAAAGTTCAAAGCTAAATTTATTAAATTTTAGCGACCCCAAAATAAGGACCTTGCACTTAACTTGGTTTGCATTTTTCTTGTCATTTGTTGTTTGGTTTAGCCACGCTCCTATGCTGGCCTTTATTAAAGAAGCATTTGACCTTACATCTCAGCAAGTCAAAGCATTGCTTATATTAAATGTAGCATTGACCATTCCTGCTCGGATTATCGTCGGTATTTTAGTTGATAAATATGGCCCCAGAATTGTTTACAGTAGCCTACTGGTATCGTCTTCATTTATTTGTTTTGCTTTTGCCATGGCGCAAACTTATGAGCAGTTAGCATTGTTTCGATTTTTGCTCGGCTTTGTGGGTGCGGGTTTTGTGATTGGTATTCGCATGGTGGGTGAATGGTTTCCTGCTAAACAAGTAGGTGTGGCAGAAGGTATCTATGGTGGTTGGGGTAACTTTGGCTCAGCAGCTGGAGCCATGACACTGCCGACTATTGCATTACTATTCGGCGGCGAAAACGGTTGGCGTTATGCCCTTGCTCTAACTGGTGGATTAACTTTCTTCTATGGTTTGTTCTATTACGCAAAAGCACGTAATACGCCAAAAGGTTCTACTTACTTTAAACCCAAAAAATCAGGTGGCTTAGAAGTCACTAGCATGCGTGATTTGTATTTCTACTTAATCATGAATGTCCCTATGTACTTAGCGCTTGCATTGTTGTCTTGGAAATTATCACCATCGGGTGTGAATCTGTTCGGTGAAACTGCAATGTATACGTTATGGATTGCTTTGGCGTTATTGTTTGCAGTACAAACTCGTTCTATTTGGCATGTTAATCATGAACATTTAAAACAAGGCGTGCCAGAAATTGAGAAGTACAACTTTAAGCAAGTGGCCATTTTGGATTTATCTTACTTTGTTACTTTTGGCTCTGAATTGGCTGTTGTATCTATGTTGCCATTATTTTTCTTGGAGACATTTGAAGGGCTTGATCCTGTAAAAGCAGGTCTTCTGGCTTCTGGTTTTGCCTTTATGAATCTAGTGGCACGCCCAACTGGTGGTTGGTTATCTGACACCGTTGGACGTCGTCGCAGTTTGATGATTTTAATTGGCGGCTTAACGCTTGGATATTTAGTTTTAAGTCAAATTGATGGCCAGTGGTGGATTCCATTGGCAGTTATCGCCACCATGTGTTGCAGCTTCTTTGTACAAGCAGGTGAGGGGGCGGTGTTTGCAATCGTACCTTTGGTTAAGCGTCGCCTGACTGGACAAATTGCAGGCATGGCTGGAGCTTATGGAAACGTTGGCGCTGTGATTTATTTAACCGCATTAAGTTTTGTGGATTACAGTACGTTTTTCTTGATTATTGCTGGCTCCGCGGCTGTTATTTTCTTCGCGGCGATGTTCTTAGATGAACCAAAAGGGCATATTGCTGAAGTTGATGAAGATGGCAATGTTCAATTAATAGATGTGGGTTAA